The nucleotide sequence acagctgactttgtgaggaccagtttgagcCTTTAACCTacagagtgaagacatttttatcagagtgaggaccccccccccctttaatggactgtttgggaGTCAAGActttggttttagggttagaattaggttaaggGTCCGGGTTAGGTATTTAGTTTGTTAGGATGGTTAGGCTGAGGGGCCACAGTCGGAAAAATCCATTTATCCAGTTTAATTTTGGGGTTACTTTCTTAATTTCTCATTATTGATATAAAcaaattttacatttaaattggaacacaggtttatttatttcacctaAACATTATTAGACCAAATATTGTAAACATATATAACTTTGATAGTCTGTTCTTAAGATCACGACTCTGATATAAATGCTGCTAATTAGAATGGAACAGACATTTTCAATTAAAGTTTTAGTTATTGAGAAATCAGATGTAAAAATGATGTACTTTCTTAATTACTTAGAAATAATACATGGTAATACAATTATACTCATTAAagtaataaattaattttatctactttaacttaactttaaatacatttttaaatgtcattaactTTCGTAAACAGCTCAAACGCCAGTCACCAAATGTTCCTCATCAACTGTAAACTGaaattaatttatttcaaattgttttATGAAGTTTTCTTTATCAAGTTCTCGCATTTTACTTCAGCTACGTCTTCAGAAATCCAGttgagaataataaaataatcctctgGAGAATGAGGCTTTGTTACAGCAGAAGTTCTCATATTCACCAAATACCTTATCGTATGTCTCACAAACAGCCACATGCAGGACACGGCACTATTggtaattttcattttattataaaaaacagtatttgagtccacagtttgtgtttctttgtacagtaaaaaatattaaattaaaatcccAAAGTTCAGAAAGATAAAGATGGAGTTGAGGAGGAAGGGAGATCAACTTTCTCgtagaagagggagggagggagggagggagggagggaggggattTAAAGTCCGAGGGAAGCAGCAACGGGGCCGAGGCAGAAAGACACGGAGACTTTCTCCTCATTTCTGTGCAACACAGTTCATTTGGATCAAAATCTTCTGTTTACTCCAAACAGTAGAATCCTAAAAACACTAAAAGGAGCCCACCCCACCCAGTTTCTTTTCTCCATGTCCCAGCTCATGTACTCAAAATGTTACAGGCACACAGGTatgcaccccccctccccaagcCTCCACTGCTCCATATTAAGTGTCTTTAAAAAGGAAGGAGTGCACACACATTCGAGGGAGAGGGCTTGCATGTTTGCGAGGGATTAGTCCCTTCCAGCATGGCCGATGTCCAACGCAGAGGCTGGTGGAGACGCCACGATGTGTCCGCTCAACATCTCAAACTCACAGCAGACCCTCAACCGCTGCGataaaacactgacatttctttctcccccacctggacagacccaactaAAGACGGCTACAGCGAAGTGAAACAAGAACTAacgcccccccccacccctcccgacagtcaataacaaaaatatatttctatacAAATTTAAGCAGTCTCAGGGTACATAACACCCCCGCCCCACCccctttaaagaaaacaataaataaagcaaaCCCAAACATTTGAAAAGGAGGATATGCATCATGTTTGgatttacaataataatattaataataataatccacaTCACTCTGCAAAACAGAAATAGACAGACTGAATGATGGGAAACAAAACCGATAAAAAAGTTCTTTGCATTAAATCATTTCCTCTTTAATCTTGACCACGTTTAAAAccttaaaaacatttcttaaaaaagGCAAGTTCTCCTATTTACCCCCGAAAATATGACCTTTCTTCTATTCAGCAAGATGTGGAGGTGAGGAGGCTGCTCGAGAAACCgccccccctctctgtccacGATtggcaaaaaaatatattaacagCAATAACTTACAATTCATTTATTCTAATTCATTTAACGACTGCTTGATTTATTGTTCATCTCCCATAGGAAGTTCAGTTCAATGCATctttattgaaaacattttaaataacatttaataatagtataaaaaagaaaggctaagtaataacaataacactGTCCTGGGTGAGTGCAGTTTGTGCGAAGAATCACGGAGCATTTCAGCTCAACATGACACGTTAGTAGAATTCCTACATGATGTCTAAAGGGTTGTGATTCATATTCTGGCCCAGTGGGTCCTGACTGTTTCCCCCTGGTCCGTGGAGACCGGCCATGCCACTCAGCTGAGATAACATGGCGCTCTGGTCCGACCCAAACTGCTCCATAGAgttctgttgctgctgttgttgtggagGGACCCCCATGCCTGGGTGGTGCTGGTTCAGATGGCCTGGGTGAGGAGAACCCGTCTGCATCTGAGGAGAGATGTGATGTGGGGAGGGCTGGGGCTGCATGCGCGGGGACGGGCTGGAGTGCGGTGGCTGGGACTGAGGTCTGGGGGAGGGCTGTGGAGATCGCACCTGGTTAGCCAGCGATGTGGGCATTGTCTGGCCCTGCAGGTGCGGGGACTGGGCCAtctgctgcggctgctgagGACTCATGGGATTGCTGTGCTGGGCCGGTGACCCGCCGGGGccaagatgctgctgctgctgctggagcagcCTCTGGTGGAGGGCCTGTTGTAGCAGAGCTTGAGAAGATGGAGGGCCACCTTGAGTGGGCTGAGGGCCTTGAGATGGCTGCTGAGGACCTCCCACACCTGGCCCTGCATCGCCCCCTGGCAGACCAGCCATTGcattctgctgctgcatctggaGGTGGTGCTGGTGCTGGAGCCTATGCTGCAGTGCAGCTGTAGCTTGCTGCTGGGCCACAGATCCTGGGTAACCTTGCCCCTGCTGGCCTGGGGGACCACCAGGCTGCTGGGCGCCATGAGGAGGACCTCCAGGCTGGCCCTGTCCCCCTGTTGGAGGCTGCATCCCAGACTGTCCCATGTAGCTCTGCCCCTGTGGTGGTTGTGGCTGCTGGAACTGACCGTGATTTACTCCcatttgttgttgctgctgctgctgctgttgttgttgttgctgctgctgctgctggagatgcCTCCTCATGAGCATCTCTCTAAACTGGGTAGTGTTGAGATTTCCCATCTGTGGCCCCTGGCCATGCATACCCCTTCCTCccccttgctgctgctgctgctgctgttgctgttgttgttgctgctgctgctgctgctgctgctgctgctgttgttgttgttgttgttgttgctgttgttgctgctgcagagctgccacttgttgttgttgtaaactACTGAGCATTGgcctctgttgctgctgttgtaactgttgctgctgttgtaactgttgttgctgttgtaactgctgttgctgttgtaactgctgttgctgttgtaaCTGTTGTTGCTGaagttgctgttgctgctgctgttgcagctgctgttgctgctgctgctgtagctgggCCATAGTGGCCATGTTGACATTCGTCCCTCCCTGACCTGCCATATGCATCCCAGGCTGGCCGGAGCCTGCAGAATTCATGTTCACCTGTGGTCCCCCTCCTGCCATGACATTACCAACAGGACCCCCTGTGGGTCCAGGACCTCCCGGCACGACACCCGGTCCACCTGGAGCCCCCTGCACCCCCTTGTATTTTGAAGCCCTCTGCTTAATAAAAGCAGCCATGAGCTGTGGATTAGACCGCAAGATGTTGAGGACTTGCTGCTGCTGGATCGGTGAGCTAGGCGAGCGGAGAGTCCGTAACAGGTCTTGGAGGGCAGCCTGGGGGATGTTGACACCAGTAGCTCCAGGGACAGCTCCCCCTGGGACACCGGCACCTTGCTGCTGTGCCATGTTTATCAAGGCAGCATGGCCCTGAGCTTgttggtggtgctgctgctgttgttgctgctgctgctgctgctgctgctgttgttgctgttgctgctgctgctgttgttgttgttgttgttggtgttgttgttgttgttgctgctgttgttgaatttgctgctgctgagctgccATCATGGCTGGATGGCTCATTTGGTTCATCATAGCTTGTCTCTGCTGGGGTGGCATCCCCTGGGCTGCccactgctgttgctgctgctgctgctgagggttTTGAAGTGGTGCACCCATCCTCTGCTGCATTTGAGGGGGGAGTGGGCCCTGGGGTAGGTTACCCTGCTGAGGGGTTTGCTGCATGGGCCCCCCAGGACCAACCATCATGCCTGGTGCAGCGCTTTGTTGTTGATCCATGTGGGCACGAGCAGCTGCCACTGCGGCCGTCTGTTGTGGCATGCCCTGAGGTCCAACCATCCCTACTGCCCCTGGGTGTCCCATGGCCATCTGTTGACCTTGACCCTGTTGATGGTGCGGGTGAGGAGGCATCAAGCCTGCAGCTGCCTGGGCGGCTTGTCGTTGCAGAGCCATCTTTCTCTGAGCATCAGCTACCTGTTGGATCTTCATGGCGATTTCTACTGCTGCCGGTGGAGGCCCAGAAGgaggctgctgttgctgctgtgaaagGGGAGGCTGGGCCTGGGGCTGGTTAGGAGGTTGCTGGCCCCCAATACTTCCAGCCATGACAGTGCCACCAGGCTGTGGCTGGGGAGGTGTTGCAGACCCAAGAACTGGTTTGCCCTGGGACTGATGGATTGGGGAGGAGCCTGGAGGTCTGCTGGCATATGGAGGCAAATTGTTCGGGTGCTGTTGGATTTGTTGAGGGTTGGTCCCTGCTCCactatgctgctgctgctgctgctgctgctgctgttgttgttggacTTGAAGcatctgctgctgatgttggGGAGAACTCATTATCCCACCAGCCCCACCACCTCCGGCCGTCGCCATCTGCTGAAACTGGTGGTGAAGGGGGTGTTGAGGAGGCATGCCACTTTGTGAGGGCATCCCAccttgctgctgttgctggaCTCCAGGTCCTGGACCCATTCCCTGTTGCGGGACTGGAGGCATGGTCTGAGTTGGTGTCTGGGGAGTTGGGGGCTGGGTTCCTCCAGACGTAGGGGTACTTGGTGCTGTGCTACCATTGTTCCCTGGTGATGGAAGTCCAACAACAGGTCCTCCGGGTGGCCCACCAGCGGGCTGCCCGACCCTCTGCATGCTGGCCATTCTTCTCCTTAACATTTGTGCCTGCTGGAGCCTGtgctgtagctgctgctgccgcaGCTTTTGCTTGATGTTCAGACAGAACGGGACTGGACATTTGTTCTCTTGACAGTGTTTAGCATGGTAGCAGCACAGAGCAATGAGCTGCTTGCAGATGGGGCAGCCACCATTCGTCTTGCGCTTGCAGCCTTTTGTGTGCTGAACAACACGCTTCATCTTCTGGCAGGACGGCAGAGAGCAGTTGGCGTTGCGGCACTGGCACGCATGGACCAGCGACTGAATACACCGCTGGATGCTTAGACGACGGGAGTCTCCAGGGCTCTGAGTAGCTGCTGCTGACTGGTTGTTGCTGTCGTCATCCAGCCCAAGCCCCAGTTTATCCATCTTGTGCTCATGACCTTTAATGTTGTAGCAGGTGATGCACAAGTCATAgtcctgcaggaggaaggaaaagTAGAGAGATGGGAAAATTAATACAAGCACATGAATCATTGAAACAAGTTAAACCAAAGTGTTACAAAtcaatttttttacattacacatTCAATAAATGTTCATGTCTCAACGTGTCTTTTGATAAATCCACAACTGCTTCATCTTGATAAACAGTTATCTTCTCACCCACATTTTACAGTAACACAAACAGTTTTGCTGTTGTGCAACTTTAACATCTGAAGAAACAGCAGTGAGTCTTTGTAACTCCTCCCACATGAATTTTTCATACTTTCAGCAAGGAATGCTGACAACGAACACTACAGCCAAAGAGCTATTGTAAGGGCTCACTGGTGCCCTGGATACTAAACAGCTGCCCAGCACCGCAGAGACCCAGTCTGCAGAAGCAGTCTATTTGGCTGGACACCCCAGTGAACACAACTAGCAACGATTGGAAGAGGGTGATGAGGAGCCATGGTGGAGCTGCTGAAACACTGACTGTAGAACAACAGAATCAGCTGTTCCAAATTGGAAGGGGAGACAAAAATCTGTTTATCCACCGTGCTTCTGTGGTCTACTTTCTACTAAAACCTCTTCCTTTATTCATTCAGCAGCCACCTTATGTAAGAGAAAATCTGAGGAGTTAAGcgttaaaatattatatttgcaTATATAACCAACCTTAAGAATATTAAATTCCAAAAGTATATAAGAGTTATTACATTAAGCAACAATTTAATTCATGTCTGAGCTCCTAGCTCTTTCTGGAACACTCATGAAAAAAAAGGATTGAGCTCTGGggatattttagtttaaaaaaatttacatTACTGCCACACAGCTCCCAACTGTATGTGCAGGTATTTAGTCTTAGGTAATACTACCCAAAGACTGCAGAGTTTTTACCAGCTAATACTGTAAGTAACATCATAGTATTTAAATTTTTGATTCTCACCTCGCAGACGGTGCAGTGGAAGCGGGTCTCCACGTGGTGTTTACACTCATTGCAAGTGTAAACGAAGCGGTCCTGGCTCTGGTTGTGCAGCTCCACCAACATACACATGGAGCTCCACATGGACCTCCTCAGAGAGCTGAACTCCAGGTGCTTGTCCCTGGCCAGAGTCAGGAAGGCGTCGCGGCCATCCATCAGGTCACAGGCCATCAGCGGGTCTACGTCAGTGATGGGGGGCAGGGAGTTGGCTGTGGGTCCGGCAATGAGGCGGATGACAAAGAAAACCTGGGAATAAAAGTGGAGGTCAGCTGTAAATTTCCTCAGATTGTGTGGATGATGTGTGATTCATGCCCTCATCTGTTAAATTCATTTTGCACTTAAGAGGAAAGCAAAACATAGTACAAAGGAATATTCCCAGAATTATTTATACTTTCCCATAACTGAAAACAAGGATCAGTATCTTACTAGAGAATATCCTTGATTTAGTAAGTTATTATAATATTCTTAAATAAAACAGTTAGCATATactgctacacacacatacctccTTATGTTTCTCCATGGTAGCGTAGAGTTTCTGAGAAAGGTCATTGGAAACATTGGGCATCCCCGGTTTCTTCTTGTTGGCTCGGCTCAAGCTGCTCTTGTTCTTGCTCGTCTTTTTATTGTTCTTCTTTTTGGCATTCTTGCTGTCTCCTTTTGTAGCCTGtgcatgtttaaataaatgtttcaataCATAACACGGCATTAACAAACATTAAGAGTCTGAAAGTGATGAACGCATGTGGACTCTCGCTCTACTCACATCTGTGCTCTCAGTGGAGGTactgttctcctctctcttcctctcctcctcctcctgctccagctccttgatGCTCTCCTCCAGCACGTTTGGCCAGAAGTCGCCCTCAAAATATGGCAGCTCCTTGGGGCTGGTCAGCCGGTCCTCTGTCGCTTGCTTGAAAACATCCTGAGGGACAAAGAGAGGACCGTTAAATACTCACAGTTGATGTCATTAACAAATCATAGTATTGAGATGATCATTCTTGACCTGGGAGACAGcagattttagattttctttaattaaaaaacatgataGGGCTGCCACCTTGTAGATAAAATAAGACACTGAATACATCTGCATGTATGCAGTGAGACTAAGATGACTCATTCATGTCATGTTACTATCAAGGTTATAACGTGCGTCTACTGCAGTGAATGCTGATTGAATCCATTCACACGGCAGACAAAGGCCAGATGTTAAcaggtgttagtgggttttttaaCAAGTGGAAAGGGGGGTTTACTTTACTGATAAGTCAAGAGGGCATGTAATACATAAAGCTGATACAgagtgccctctgctggatcatgaCAAGAAGTACTTCGGATGGTCTGATGTGCTACATGTCTCACCTTGTAATCATGGACAATGCGCTCAGACACAGCCTTGTCCAGCATCTTCTTGTACCACTCCTGCAGGCGCTTTGGCTTGGGGATCTTCTGGTCCGACGGATGGCAGTGAAAGATGTAATCATCCCCTTCACTGGGTGGACAGGCCCAGATATGACCCGTTGTAAACCTGGAAGGGGAGACATGTAGTTTCATCAATTGAAGCATTCGTAAAGAAGTTAACTGACTTCCTTCTTTTTCCACCTGCCTCCAAAGATTTAAACTCTGCTCTTACCCCTGCCTCTTGACATACTCCAGGTAGCCAAGCAGGATCTCATGGTAGACAGCCGTCCTGAGGTGTCGAGGTTTGAAGAAGTGCACGCTGTCCAGGTAAGAGATGTACACTCGTCTCTGATTGGGAGGCGGGCAGTCGGAGCCGTACTCTTGAACATGCATGCCGAAAAAACACACGTCTGCTCCGTCGATGTCTTCGAATGCAAACAAGGCTTTCATCCTGTAGGGGAAGGACTCCGACATTTCTCCACTGTCCACAAATCTGGATAAAAAACAGGAAGCAAAAAGCTGGGTGAGTAAATCAGCTGTGAAATCCATGAAATGTCATCATCAACTCTTCCCTTCTCTTCAAACCAGCTCATAATTATCAAACCTCAGCCTGATGtgtgacctgctgctgtttgtctccatctttactaacttttcatttattttactttgcagTGAGACGCTCTGTTTAACAGATCAATCATTCACTCGTTAAGCTACAATCAGATCTAGACACAACTCAtctccttctcaatggagtTATTAGACAAAGACACGATGACACACCAGTGCTAAAGacatttttagacatgaactccgggGAATGTCCGCACAATTGGGTCCAGATTTTCTCTGGTTTATTTTATCAGAACACATTTCTACTTTAGTTGACGCTGTGGTATCCTGAAAGCACATACATCCAAACTTGATAAGCACTCGTTACCGAACAGAAGTAACAAAAACCAGAAGAAAAGAATTGCCGCACACCAGTAGATGCTCCCACAAACTCCCCTTTAATAGCCTCTCATCAAACATAATCAATAAGCCATGATCCTAAATTCATTTTATGGAGCTTCTTCCACCACACACagaatctgcagcagcaggtttaaCCTCTTACCTGGACTTCATGCCTGGCTTGACCTCAACCACCTTGTCCGAGACATGGACGACTCGGATGGTGATATCGCCAGATTCGGGGTGGCACTGTCGCTTGAGGTAGTCGTTCACGCGCATCTCCAAATAGCCCCCCAGCTTGGTCTGGGGAAGTCctatgaaaagacaaaaaaggagTCGGGTTaacaacaatttaaaatgatcatttacATTATTCTGATAAATTCTTCACATTTCAATGACGTCTGCCATGTCATCATACTCGTGGCCTTTTGTAGGGTAGTGgtcataaaacacaaaaaacatgtaTCTTGTATTTGTTCTCTGTACTCTACTTACTTTTAGCTGCGTATTTGTTCTCTTTCCGTGTCTTGTTTGCCTTTTTGAGGCAGTTGTCACATGTGAAGCTGTGGTTGGGGAGGAAACAAATAGTAAATCAAATTTGCAGGAAGCCATCTGCTCTGTCACAATAACCACCGGTGACTGCGATAAAAAGGCATAAATCAAGAGACAATTTGGTCTTTAATGTCAGTCGTTTCTTCCTCAAATGATAAAATGAGTCTGAAGTCACTTATAATTACAAACAGAACCCACATGTAGGGAAATCAAACTTTATGACTCGCTTTTCACACAAGCAACTTTTATTGTTGATGGAATAAATCAAAGCTCTAACTTCTAAACTTTTTCTCCAAACTTCTTCTCAACATGCTGAAACTGTGTGAGATTAGCTTGAGTCTGCAATGTTTACAGCTACGCAAAAATGTGCCGTCACATGTGTCATGACATAACAATATTTCCAGCACCTTTATGATGCTTTTCCTGATTTTAAAGCTTCAGGGAAAAAAGAATCGAGGAACACAAAAGGGTAAATTCATTTTCCAGACCCATGTGCTCATGTAACAGAATGTACAGTTTGCATATGATAGCTAGCTCACCCTGAAGGCCATATGGTTTCATGATGCAGGACACAGATCTGGTGCATTTTACGACCGCAGTCAATACATTCCACAAGCCTgagcagagagaagacaaaaaggcagaCACAATATTACTGTTTGTTCTTCTACAGGAGCAACAAAGTTACTGCCAAAACATTTATAACGATGGAATAGAACATCTTTTATCTCACAGCAatcattgaaaaataaattatcacaaggtcatgacaaaaaaacaaagttattaTGTTAAGAAGGGGACGTACAACTCGGGATCAAGTGTGTCGTTCTTCTTTCGTTGGAACTGGTCTTTGTTGATAGACCTGTGAGAAgtatcagaaaaacaaaatactgtAACAACACGGTAAATCCTCGGTGAACTAAACACTACGAACACAGTTTATCGTTATACTGATCATTTGTACAATCTAGAAATAGAAAAATCCTAACGTTGATATAACTTGTATTTTCTATGATGGTGATGAAACAAATactcaaataaaatcaaaggaATGTTTGTTTTACTAAGATGAACTCCATCAATTTTACACTCAGTTACTTCTGAAACAATTATCAGTATAACATCTTCAAGATAAAACAAcctgtgtgatgtcacagtggtGTCTTCAGGGTTATCTTGACTTCGGCTTAAGGCTTGAAATGTTTTACAGAAAGTCTCCATTACAAACTGAAGGTGCAGAGTTTAAAATGAGTCAGACAGGATCTGATGAAAGTCGCATTACGGGAAATCTAGTATTCACTTTAGCTTGACCCATACAAGAGACTAAAAGTCAGGAAAGCTTacatctgctgctgtgctgtttctttctgcatttttcaaaataaatctgtcttTTATGACTCCTCAAACTTTGCTGTACcgcaaatgttttctgtttttaaatgcttAAATTTCAACCAGacagataaaacaaaatctATAAACATTCAACAATTCGTGATCTTTAATCTAATTCCACCACTGAGCTGCTGGTGGGTCAGTTACTACAACGTGATACAAGCTGAATATATGTGATGCTGTCAAGACTAAGGAACAAGATGGTTTTAACCCTACCAACCAAGACATTTAATTGCTGACAGTTCTAATATCTAACTACTTGAGAAACTTTAGGttttatttgtgcttttgtCTGCTGGTGTGGGAGGAAGGCAGGAGTCTGAGAGTACTCACGTCTGAGGCTGAGAGGGGTCGTCCCCCAGGGAAACGCACTCGCCCTGGATTTCGTTGAAACACTTCTCACAGAAGTGGTACCTGTCAGCAAGAAGCCCATATTTTGGTGAACTACACCGTTCGCCATCatcacagccaatcacagagagggcaCGAAGA is from Paralichthys olivaceus isolate ysfri-2021 chromosome 5, ASM2471397v2, whole genome shotgun sequence and encodes:
- the ep300b gene encoding histone acetyltransferase p300 isoform X9 encodes the protein MADNVLDSGPPSAKRPKLSSPALSVSASDGNDFGSFFDLEHDLPDELISSSDLGLTNGGDASQLHTTLGGIGGIGLGGGQDAAAKHKQLSELLRAGAPAQQGGPASNSTAPGASMGMMGVVSVSPGGPQAMPPHGQQQQQPGLMQQVGMVGGMAALNRAASMMGNQKGNTGQQGLMGGQVMNGSPRMGYPGNAGMGNSSNLLAETLQQQPMGPGGQAGMRPQQPGALNKMSMMANAGPYGGPYGQSAGQGLPGAGLGPQLQNKAGLPNNMANQFNMDKKVPPGQGMPGMPSQQQQPGAVGGVSVGGAAAVGGSQVGLNVVGAGPGTAPPTADPEKRKLIQQQLVLLLHAHKCQRREQANGEVRQCNLPHCRTMKNVLNHMTHCQAGKSCQVAHCASSRQIISHWKNCTRHDCPVCLPLKNAGDKRNQQSLLNSAGVGLVNSLGSGVPGGQSNTPSLNPPNQIDPSSIERAYAALGLTYQGNQMPQQQQTNMPNQGLQGQPGMRTLNTMGGNSMGVNGGVGVQSPNQQSTLLPDAMLHNSMNVQSLMNDSVGNLGSMPTATPPSAAGMRKSWHEDITQDLRNHLVHKLVQAIFPTPDPAALKDRRMENLVAYARKVEGDMYESANSRAEYYHLLAEKIYKIQKELEEKRKTRLQKQGMMPGQPGIGSPGLPQGPPSMGQPPMIPGQPPNGPHIDPSMVRPAGPNQMVSRMQNPAGMNQFGQMGMQSMGQRSTPPLPLNSPMNQMGMGAPRMNQPNATQLQNQYLPQGQFPGSSPGLGSGPGGMNQPGPQTTVPQQNQMSTPPSLPASSPAPQSASSAPGSGTPGGSMGPGSATGAGPLPSLPPSSTPTQPNSYPHCPSIRTNSPSPARSLTPQPHQTPPTLPGSQTPQPHTPSTPQLPPQQHPQQQQQQQQQQQQQQQQQQQQQQQQQQQQQQQQQQQQQQQQQQQQQQQQQQQQQQQQQQQQQQQQQQQQQQQQQQTLHQQQQQPPSSQTVNSEKAGQQTLGGVGASSGPQSGQASSVPNQNAHVPPQLPKTPLSAKPSLTAEVSSPASVNSSTDASSQPAPSNGPAASQEDVKMDVKKQEEDDDGTDSQGEGKGKMGKGQPDVKTEEKPEIKKEKLSSDGCKGEPMDTSSFSTTSSVATGEDKKPEVKKEPKEEEEGSGSTSTSSSPASSQSKKKIFKPEELRQALMPTLEALYRQDPESLPFRQPVDPQLLGIPDYFDIVKNPMDLSTIKRKLDTGQYQEPWQYVDDIWLMFNNAWLYNRKTSRVYKYCSKLAEVFESEIDPVMQGLGYCCGRKFEFSPQTLCCYGKQLCTIQRDAAYFSYQNRYHFCEKCFNEIQGECVSLGDDPSQPQTSINKDQFQRKKNDTLDPELLVECIDCGRKMHQICVLHHETIWPSGFTCDNCLKKANKTRKENKYAAKRLPQTKLGGYLEMRVNDYLKRQCHPESGDITIRVVHVSDKVVEVKPGMKSRFVDSGEMSESFPYRMKALFAFEDIDGADVCFFGMHVQEYGSDCPPPNQRRVYISYLDSVHFFKPRHLRTAVYHEILLGYLEYVKRQGFTTGHIWACPPSEGDDYIFHCHPSDQKIPKPKRLQEWYKKMLDKAVSERIVHDYKDVFKQATEDRLTSPKELPYFEGDFWPNVLEESIKELEQEEEERKREENSTSTESTDATKGDSKNAKKKNNKKTSKNKSSLSRANKKKPGMPNVSNDLSQKLYATMEKHKEVFFVIRLIAGPTANSLPPITDVDPLMACDLMDGRDAFLTLARDKHLEFSSLRRSMWSSMCMLVELHNQSQDRFVYTCNECKHHVETRFHCTVCEDYDLCITCYNIKGHEHKMDKLGLGLDDDSNNQSAAATQSPGDSRRLSIQRCIQSLVHACQCRNANCSLPSCQKMKRVVQHTKGCKRKTNGGCPICKQLIALCCYHAKHCQENKCPVPFCLNIKQKLRQQQLQHRLQQAQMLRRRMASMQRVGQPAGGPPGGPVVGLPSPGNNGSTAPSTPTSGGTQPPTPQTPTQTMPPVPQQGMGPGPGVQQQQQGGMPSQSGMPPQHPLHHQFQQMATAGGGGAGGIMSSPQHQQQMLQVQQQQQQQQQQQQHSGAGTNPQQIQQHPNNLPPYASRPPGSSPIHQSQGKPVLGSATPPQPQPGGTVMAGSIGGQQPPNQPQAQPPLSQQQQQPPSGPPPAAVEIAMKIQQVADAQRKMALQRQAAQAAAGLMPPHPHHQQGQGQQMAMGHPGAVGMVGPQGMPQQTAAVAAARAHMDQQQSAAPGMMVGPGGPMQQTPQQGNLPQGPLPPQMQQRMGAPLQNPQQQQQQQQWAAQGMPPQQRQAMMNQMSHPAMMAAQQQQIQQQQQQQQQHQQQQQQQQQQQQQQQQQQQQQQQQQQQHHQQAQGHAALINMAQQQGAGVPGGAVPGATGVNIPQAALQDLLRTLRSPSSPIQQQQVLNILRSNPQLMAAFIKQRASKYKGVQGAPGGPGVVPGGPGPTGGPVGNVMAGGGPQVNMNSAGSGQPGMHMAGQGGTNVNMATMAQLQQQQQQQLQQQQQQQLQQQQLQQQQQLQQQQQLQQQQQLQQQQQLQQQQQRPMLSSLQQQQVAALQQQQQQQQQQQQQQQQQQQQQQQQQQQQQQQQQQGGGRGMHGQGPQMGNLNTTQFREMLMRRHLQQQQQQQQQQQQQQQQQMGVNHGQFQQPQPPQGQSYMGQSGMQPPTGGQGQPGGPPHGAQQPGGPPGQQGQGYPGSVAQQQATAALQHRLQHQHHLQMQQQNAMAGLPGGDAGPGVGGPQQPSQGPQPTQGGPPSSQALLQQALHQRLLQQQQQHLGPGGSPAQHSNPMSPQQPQQMAQSPHLQGQTMPTSLANQVRSPQPSPRPQSQPPHSSPSPRMQPQPSPHHISPQMQTGSPHPGHLNQHHPGMGVPPQQQQQQNSMEQFGSDQSAMLSQLSGMAGLHGPGGNSQDPLGQNMNHNPLDIM